TGATTAAGCTTATAGCATCTAGCGTAGGATGTGTTATTCCATGATTAAACATAGAGATATTTATAATACGATTGTACTTTTTTTAAAATGCTATATTATAATATTTATTTTAGGATTTGTATTACCAGAAGTTATAGGGTTTTTACTAAGAACTTTTAGAAATAATTGCAGTACATATAATAACAGTACTTTTGTATTCAACTTAGTAAATGAAAATGAAGGTATATTATGTTATTATAAATATATAGTTAATATGTATTTTTCACTTTAACTAAAGAAATTTATTATGATAGTTGAGGAAAAGTTATGGAAGAATATTTAAAACAGTATATAGAGGATATGAGAAAAAAAGAATTAAGTAAAAATACAATAGAAGCATATAACAGGGATATAATAAAATTCTGTAAATTTTTAAAAGAAAGAGAAGAAGATATATTAGATGCTGATATGGTAAGTATAATGGCATATGTACAAACTTTAAAAAAAGAGAAAAAAGCAGATAGCTCAATAATAAGAAGCATAGTTTCTATAAGAAATTTCTATAAGTATTTAATTAGAATGGGTAAGGACGTAGATAACCCATTAATTAATTATGAAGTTCCAAAAAACAAGAGAACCATTCCTGAAATATTAACTGTAGATGAAGTTGAAAAGTTTTTAAATGCTCCAGATTGCAGTGAATATAAAGGTATAAGGGATAAGGCAATGTTAGAGCTTATGTATGCTACAGGAATGAAAGTGTCCGAGCTTTTGAGAGTAACTATTTTTGATATTAATTTAAAATTGTGTTATGTAAAGTGTAAAGGGGTAAAGGACAAAGAACGTATAATTCCAATAGGAAGTTACGCTGTAAATTGTTTAAATGAATATTTAAATGTAAGAGATAAGATGAGTGCAGCAAATTCTGAGACATTGTTTTGTAATTTAAGAGGGGGAAAAATGACAAGACAAGGATTTTGGAAAATAGTTAAAAAGTATGCAAAGGACGCGGGTATAAATAAAAAGATAGATTCCTATACTTTAAGACATTCATTTGCTGTTCATTTATTACAAAATGGTGCGGATATAAAGTCTGTGCAAGAACTTTTGGGACATAATACCATAGCAACCACTCAAATTTACTCTAGTATATCAAAACAAAATAAAATAGTTGATGTTTATAAAAAGGCGCATCCAAGGGCTTAAAGCTTGGCTGCGTCTTTTTTTAGATTATTCAATATTTAAATATTGTGATAATCTAATCCAAATTGGTAAAACTAAAGTTAGAAAATACATACTTAGTAGAAAGGGGATAAAAATGAAAATAAGAAATAAAGTTTTAATTTGTTTATTTTTGGTAGTAACTCTTATGAGTCAAATTTGTGTAGTGAATGTAATGGCAGCGGAAAATACTGCGTTAGATGTTGAAGCAAAGGCAGGACTTTTAATGGAGCCTACTACTGGAAAGATAATATTTGAAAAAAATGTGCATGAAAAGTTTGCACCAGCATCTGTAACAAAAATAATGACTATGCTTTTAACTATGGAGGCTGTTGATTCAGGAAAAATAAAATTAACTGATACAGTTGTGGTAAGTGAGAATGCTAAAAAAATGGGCGGAAATGGAAGCAGTAGCATGCTACTTGATACTGGAGAAGTTAGAACAGTAGAGGATTTATTAAAGGGGGTTGCCATTGCTTCAGGAAATGATGCAGCAACAGCTCTTGCTGAATATATAGGTGGAAGCGAATCAAGTTTCGTTGAAATGATGAATAAAAGAGCACAAGAACTAGGCATGAAAGATACAACTTTTAAAAATTGTCATGGATTATCAAAAGAGGGCCATTTAACTAGTGCATATGATATTTCAATTATGTCTCGTGAACTTTTAAAGCATAAAAAAATATTAAAATATAGTGGAACATATATGGAAACTATATCTGAAGGAAGGAAACAACCAATAGAACTCGTAAACCATAATAAGCTTGTTAGATTTTATAAAGGTTGTGATGGATTAAAAACAGGATTTACAAATGAAGCTAAGTATTGTATTTCAGCTACAGCTGTTAGAGATAATATAAGAATGCTTGCAATAATAGTGGGAGCTCCTACTTATAAAATAAGAAATCGTGATGCTAGTATGCTTATGAATTACGGATTCTCAAAATTTGAGTCTAAAAAGGTAGTAGCAAAAGATAGCGATGTTGAGAAAATTACTCTAGACAAAAAAGGAGAAAAATTCTTTTTTGCAAAGGCTAAAGATGATTTAAATTTAGTTTTAGAAAGAGGAACAAAAAACAAAATAACTAAAAAGTGTGTATTGGATAAAGGTAAAAAAGAATATAAGAGAGGAGAAATTATAGGCAATTGCGAGGTTTACGTAAATGATAAACTTTTAGGTAAAGTTCCAGTATATAGTGATAGGGATATAAAAACTTATGGAATTTTAGATAGTATAAAATATAATATAATGAATCTTTTTGATAATGCAATATAACTTATAAAAAACCGCGACATTTTAATGTGTCGTGGTTTTTTTATTGTTAATAATAAAATAAATTTTATTTTTTATTCAAGTACTGCACCTGTACTTGCTGATGTTACAAGTTTACTATATCTTTTAAGGTATGTTCCATCAGGTGCTTTACAAGGTGGTTGAATCCAATTTTCTTTTCTTTTAGATAATTCTTCAGGAGAAACTAAAAGAGAAATACGCCTATTTGATATGTCTATTTCAATCAGATCACCTTCTTCTATTAAGGCAATAGGACCACCTTCAGAGGCTTCTGGAGATATATGACCAATACAA
This Clostridium novyi NT DNA region includes the following protein-coding sequences:
- a CDS encoding D-alanyl-D-alanine carboxypeptidase family protein produces the protein MKIRNKVLICLFLVVTLMSQICVVNVMAAENTALDVEAKAGLLMEPTTGKIIFEKNVHEKFAPASVTKIMTMLLTMEAVDSGKIKLTDTVVVSENAKKMGGNGSSSMLLDTGEVRTVEDLLKGVAIASGNDAATALAEYIGGSESSFVEMMNKRAQELGMKDTTFKNCHGLSKEGHLTSAYDISIMSRELLKHKKILKYSGTYMETISEGRKQPIELVNHNKLVRFYKGCDGLKTGFTNEAKYCISATAVRDNIRMLAIIVGAPTYKIRNRDASMLMNYGFSKFESKKVVAKDSDVEKITLDKKGEKFFFAKAKDDLNLVLERGTKNKITKKCVLDKGKKEYKRGEIIGNCEVYVNDKLLGKVPVYSDRDIKTYGILDSIKYNIMNLFDNAI
- the xerD gene encoding site-specific tyrosine recombinase XerD; this encodes MEEYLKQYIEDMRKKELSKNTIEAYNRDIIKFCKFLKEREEDILDADMVSIMAYVQTLKKEKKADSSIIRSIVSIRNFYKYLIRMGKDVDNPLINYEVPKNKRTIPEILTVDEVEKFLNAPDCSEYKGIRDKAMLELMYATGMKVSELLRVTIFDINLKLCYVKCKGVKDKERIIPIGSYAVNCLNEYLNVRDKMSAANSETLFCNLRGGKMTRQGFWKIVKKYAKDAGINKKIDSYTLRHSFAVHLLQNGADIKSVQELLGHNTIATTQIYSSISKQNKIVDVYKKAHPRA